The Maniola jurtina chromosome 21, ilManJurt1.1, whole genome shotgun sequence genome contains the following window.
tttcaaaagaaaaatagaaccgacttcaaaaaccacaaacactaaaaagtgttaacattagtatggaggataaaatattaatagtaaattatataaaaaggtTGTTTGCATAGTATACTTACAGTATTATCCAATAAAGTACatgttttacttaaaatatttacaaaatctgTCTCTTTCTTTGATCCTTCTTCTTGAAGTAGTTTATGAATAATATCTTTACATCTAGAATCTTCTAGAATATAAACTAAAACAGCAGTCATTCTGCGCGCTAATGTTGCCTGCTCTTCCTTATACAGAGGCCtagaaaaaagttttttctaaataaaaaattgtgattCAAAAATTTAGAATTGGGTTCAATTCTGAGTGGGAACAATTTGGAAATCATATCACAAAAATCTTTGgaaattttatcataaaaatcggtcaacatgaaataacactattttttttttaattttcatggcggtcattttgaaattcttattatttattgttatagtggcaataaaaatacaccttttgtaaaaaattTTGGAGCTACAACCCCTTTAAGGTTTTCTGCGTGTAAATCTAGACTTCACGCTAGTGGCGTCGCAATAAAAGTGAATTTTTCTGTATTTTCAGAAGTGAAACATCATCTTGAATATTGTTATTGTAGGTGACAGAGTGCGGAGACTAAGGATATGGTTACATTTGGGAATTGTTAACAGCTAAAACTGCTATACCGTCCCCTAATGAGCTCCTAAGCTCTTTGatagagaagaaaaaaaattaaatacaagtgtgaattaaaaatttaatacccctgacaagtgaaggttacagaactagaaaagagctgataactttcaaacggctgaactgattttcttggattatagctaagaacactttcaaacaaaaaaaaaaactatattaaaatcggttcattagtttaggagctacgatgccacaaacagatacacacgtcaaacttataacacccctatttttgggtcgggggttaaaaggaGTAGCGGCAGAGGTACGAAAGCGCACAAGCCCCGATCACGATCGAACCAAATGACCTCATGCTCCCAGCTCCTTAATTCCTTTAATTTCCAATATTGGTCTTTCAAGCCGGATACGTGATTTGATTACCTGGCACTCAACAAATCCAGTTTGTCAACGAGTAACAAGCTAGAAGTGACGTCAATATACTTCTCGTCCATTTCCTTCTGGAATGCGGTCGTCATATGTTGATTCACTGTTTCTAGTTCACATTGAACATTGCGCAAAAGCTCTTTAGTTGTTGTGAATACCTAAAAAATCAATAGGGTTTTGATTCTCTTTTCTGGACAGACATGACAAACAGATTATTAACAAAGTGACACAGGGCTCCttgtttcttttgaggtacagaaaccctaaaaaaaagaaaaggtaGGCATACTTCCAAAAAATCTTCCACCATCCAATTCCCACAAGCGGCCATTTTTGTCAAACTTTCGTAGACACGGGTCAAGTTTATCTTTTTTATCTTTTCCTTATCTTTGCAGACTCTGGGTGTTTGAGGCAGGCGATGGAAAGTGCTGTATATGCGGCACTTTTTAGATTCCGAGGATTGTCTTAGTTTGTCGTTGTACTCTAGTATGGAGTATTGGTCAGTTGTTGGTGGTAGAATGAGAGGTAGAATCTGAGTCAGTTTTGACGGTCCTGAAAAAAATTATTCTCAAATTGaagaaacctttttttttttaaaccggccaagtgcgagtcatactcgcgcaccgagggttctgtactcgggtatttttttaatgataatattCCGACATTGTAcatgataaatctaaaactattatgcataaaaacaaataaaaatctgttttagaatgtacaggcaaatccttatgatatcccacttggtatagttatcttacttataataattattagttcatgaacacattttttttttgtgatgtaaccacaaattcacggttttcggattttttacctttacttgtgttataaggcCTGCCTACCAGCCTTTCAAGAtttatatgttttcttgacaaacacgacagattaacagacagacaaagagaaGAGTTTTCTTCTTATATATATAGAATTAAAGTTACCTTCTCTTGCTGGTATGTTAAGTTGTATAAAATGTGATTTCTCCTCAGTTTGCGCAGAACTAGATGTAGTTTTTGGTTTCTTGAATTGTGGAGTCACTGCATTATGTCCTGCATAGCTATTGTTGTTTCTCTGGCTGTAATTACATAATAGTATATGGTCACTAACTAAACTGTAAGTGAACAATTTCTGTACATtcaaatgcataaaaataaataaaaatcttttttaggatgtacaggtaaatccctttcatatgataccccacttggtatagttatcttattttgaaaattgaaacacattttaattttttttaatggtgtaaccacaaattcgcagttttcagatttattcctgtacttatgctataagacctacctacctacctttcatgattctaggtcaatgggaagtaccctataggtttttttgacagacacgatagacagacagacatatgggttccgtttttccttttgaggtacagaaccctaaaaatggtgcACTTCTAAGTAGGTCAGGCTCAATACTAAAATAATCTAACCCCTTTACCTCATTGATATGTCATTTCCAGCCACAGTAACTTGAGTGAACTTCACTTTATTTGATTCTAGCATTTTGCACTTCTCTTTCATACTTATTATCTCCAAGTTCTGGAATTGTAATATTACTGTTTATATCAATAATGCATTAAAAGTACACAATAAGGGTTATTGATACTTAACACAGTCATCAAttctatttaattaaattcaataataatatttcagttatccatatctatactaatattataaatgtgaatgtgtgtctgtcagctgtctgttactttttcatagCCCATTCGttttaacctattttgatgaaagtagagatagcttgcatctccaAAAGGTCCATTTGCTCCAACTTTTTATAACGAAGAATAAAAGAGTGCCCTTGAGATgcccgaaaaacctaaatccacatggacaaagtccTTCCACCATCTAGCCTAGTATATTTGTGTACAACCTGTTCACTCAAACTAGTGCCATATTACACTTCCTAACTGATATAAAGATAGTTTTGATCCTTTCTAGCACCATTTTGTAATATAACCCAATTAAGCTGCATTCATGACAACTGTTGTAACTGTACTGTGTTGTGTGTTGtgtactgtgtgtgtgtgtgtgtgtgtaactgAAGTAATGTTTTTTCCTTtgattgcaatcacacctggtgggaagtgatgatgctgGCTAAAGTGGGAGCAGGCTATCtgggaagaggtatggcagttttagtAAATCCATACcataccagaccagaccagtgacaAATCTAGAAATTATAAATGACAATACTGCCCCTGCCGGGAATAGAACTAGGGAACTCATGCTTATAAGACCACCAGGGAAGCTGAAAGATTATTTTAATCTTTCCATTTCTATAGGTTCACACCTATAGAAATGGAAAGattaaaataatcttttataagtgtttttgaattgtcaaatgaaTCAACAAGAAATttggcagttgctcttttcacaCAAAAATCTCATACCTTAATCTCCAACTGAGTCCTCAAATCATGCATCTGTTTATTGGCCCCAGTCAATTTCTCTGACCATTCCATCTGGACTCTCTCTTGCATCTGAATCTTTTCCAGCCTCACTTTATCAACCGCAATCTGAGAGGTCTTCAGCTGAGTCCTAAGGATGGAAGCCTCGCCTTCTTTAGTGACACATTTCTCTAACAACTTTCCATTTTCAGACTTCAAGTTTTCATTTTCCTCTCGTAGTTTCAGCAATTGGCGGTAAATATGATCAGAGTTCTGATTGCTTATGTCATCATTTAATATGATATCATCATTTATATGCATACCATCAGATTTacatacttttgacatgcctgGTAATGGTGATGATATTCTTTCGCATTTGTCTTTTAACTTGGTAGTGACTGTATTTAATGGGGTTGAAGTTGGTTTTTTGAACGTGAATGCAGCTTTGGAAGTGCTTGGTACAGGTTCATAGAGTTGAGTGCTAGTGGTTGTAGGTTGCATGCATATGCTGTAGTTAGGAAGAACACTGATGCTATGTTCACTGTAAGCATCTTCACACGCTTGGCTTGCAAGGAGGAGGAtttcgtcatcattatcatcacccCAAGTATGCCCTTGATCACCATCTGGATGAGTTTGACATATGTCATGAACGAAAGTATTAATTAAGAGATTTCGATGGAATATGAAGCGATATCCAGAATATGATTAAGTTTGTTAGCAAACAAATATAACTTTGTCTGAGGCTTGCCTATACTTTACTACCATTCACTGAAAGAGGGTTTTTTAAGCCAGGGCCTTTATAAGAtaatctaaatgtataaaaggaaaaagtgactgGCTGACTCTATCAACGtaaagctcaaactactggacagatcgggctctttgcatgcagatagctattatgacgaagacatccgctacgagaggatttttgaaaattcaactcttaCGGGGGTaattttatccgcgtggattacacaaatttcatttgaaatttgtgtaatccacgcgaatgaagtcgcggacataagttaatattacataatattcacATGGTATTTGATTGATAAAGAGTGGATAGTTAGTAAAAGTTTGTAAAAATACCTTTGCCAGTTCCAAAGTTTTGACTCAGTGGAAAATTGTGATCGGATACTGTTAAATCTAGTTTCGCCTTTTTCCTTTCGCCATTCTGTTGAGGGAATATGTTTCGTttagacatatttttaataatcttCGCTCATAcgttattttcatttaattatcaattttaaaacaatttcggCGCCTTTCTCAAAAAAACGAAAAGCAAcgataaggttttttttttttcttctcgtctgaCTTTACATAGATTAATCGAAAAGGTTGAAAGTACGTACTGTACTTTACTCTATGGTGcaatactcttttttttttttttctttaaatctggctttactctgattagccaatgtcaagtttgtgatattttcaagttattgaatttatacaagtatggactccgtctgcgccggcgcccgccgaaatacgcgcggcgcccctttagagcgcttcccagtcagttccaccaccaaaaaacaccaacacaaaaaccagccgctcttaacaaaaaaaaaacactccaaacaagcacagcacgcgcgccagcaaacgccatcacagacgaagtcctgcaATACTCTCACTCTTTGCCATGGTGACAGTTACAtgttacatactctttggtgaCAGCCGGTGAgggaattttttttcttctttttttttttcttcgtctggctttacactgattagccaaaagtttgtagttatttacttgttagggaaactatatgtataagtatggccttcgtctgtgccagcgcccgccgacatacacgcggcgctcccttagagcgcttcccagtcagttccgcCATCAATAAACACCatcagaacacaaaaaccggccacttctaacaaaaaagcactccaaaaaagcacaacacgcgcgccagcaaacgccaccacagacgaagtccttcgAAATTTGGTTTATCCTAGTTTTTGCAAGAATTCACCCTAAAATcaccaaaaaatttttttaaagtgcatGAGGcgggtctgcccacgaaattcaaatttaatttgatttttcgcaatttgtaaattaatacggcAAAATAGGTTTAtagcattctaattccgacaatggcagtatcatcttcacaggattacataaaaatctttacttgaaagtgtttagtttaagaaactagtcaaaataatgagcttgacatgagttacaaattagttgatactatagctaatttcttaaactggattaTTTTAGGGAAAATATAATTTCCAGCaacactaaaatttaaaaagttacaaaagTAAGGAATCCAGAGTTTCAAAGACATAGACTAAGTGAATAGTCCAggctatataaaaataatttatagtagtCCATAAACTACAAAGAACTGACGCGGAAAAGTTTACGGTGGTCTAGATTGTTTATGATTTAGTTCGTCGTGGAAATTGGAAAGAAGTAGACGTGCGTCATGTCTATCGCATATAAACTTGGTGATTTAGTTTGGTATGTTGCTCAAACTAATTGTTCAATGCTGAAAATGTGTATAAAACAATGTGCACGGAATATAGTTTTACTATTCTTCTTGTTTCAGGGCTAAAATGAAGGGGTTCAGCCCTTGGCCCGGCCGGGTGAGTCTTTTCGTTATGCTACTTTAACGTAGAAAATGCTGACTCTAAtagttattatcaaaaaaaatgttcagCAGAACTATTAGCGTGGTCTTCTTAATCCACTcgaacttataatattatgatatttttttttgaagtaggtaataataatgaGCGGGAACTTTTCCTCGAGACGCTGTTACGGTTTTAGGTCGCACacttcgtaggtacctacctactctaccaATATTACGTTCATTTCAAACATTCATAACATTAAAAGTTAAGCACTAATAATCTTCCATGTAAATAAATCCTTAACAAATTTCAAATACATCTCACTTTCTCTCAAAGCTAGAAATCTGTTTGACAAAAAGAGACGGAACACATCTATTTTGGTGGCAAATAAAGCTATAATATGATCCTTGTTCATTTCCAGGTGGCCGTCCCAACTCCTGAACTGAAGCCTCTCAAGAAGGCCACAAACATCCAATGCATTTATTTCTTTGGGACTAATAactagtaagtatttaaaagttACCTGTTTTATATGAAACAGCCACTACTACTTAGTAGAAAGTCGAAGGCAATAATGTGTTTATTTGTCTCTAAGGTATAAATTCCTTGGGGTATAAAGATATAACAAGCAGAAATTTTGCAATGCTAATACATTTAAAAGTCTGTTTATTGGAACATtgtgaaaaaaatatgtagagaTTTAGGTATTAAACATTGTGAAATCTGGTCTGAAGGATCTTTATTGTAAGCTGTCATAGTATATATTTATTGTAAGCAATCATAAGACTCCAATATGTTTCCCATTAGAGTTAGGTTTTTCTAATTAATAATAGGTAAGCTAGCGAAAATGTTAGTGAGAAGTTGGAGCATGCAAGTCAgttgagaaataaataaataccttcatatacataaaaaaccggccaagtgcgagtcagactcgcgctctgagggttccgtactcgggttttttctaacattttaaaTCAAttcacaataaatcaaaaactattatgcataaaaataaataaaaatcggttttaggatgtacaggtgaagccctttcatatgataccccacttggtatagttatcttattttgaaaattgaaacacattttaattttttttttaaatgatgtaaccacaaattcgtcgttttcaggtttattcctgtacttgtgctataagacctacctacctaccaaatttcatgattctaggtcaacgggaagtaccctatctaggtgtctgtcatgaaacctttcttgacagacagacagacaacaaaatgatcctataagggttccgttcttccttttgaggtacggaaccctaacaaataAATGTTTATATCATTTAGAAGAAAAACTACGCACAATTgttcaaagtcaaaagtcaCACTGTCTTTTCCACTAATTGGACATTGGCTGAATTATTGCGAAACGTCAAACCGCAGTACAAAGAGCCATGGAGAAGAAACAACAAGTATAGAATGTTACAGCTATACTCACATATTTAGTTGGCGTAAGCCCAGGATAAAAAAGACCCTGGAAAAAGGGTTAGAAACTAGTTGGGCTTACATCAACTAAATAACTGAGCATAGCCTTAACAAgctctatacttataataaaaatcacTCATGATAGTTAAAACCTTTTATTATGATATTTGtctactaatactataaagaggtaaagtttgtaagtttgtttgtaggaagtaatcctTGGAActattgaactgattttgaaaattctttcaccagtaggaAAGCTACAATATTCCTGAAggacaggctatattttatttccaaaaaaaaaatgtgtacacTATGAGAAAGTAccccctacctacctactagtaccttaccttaccttagtagttacctattattaagtatgCGACGCCGGGGCCAGTGGCTAGTTTGTCATATTTTGTTGTATCCAATGATGGTCTGCCATTGGAAAAACAAGAACATTATATTCTTAGGCTTAATAGTCaataggctggcatggtatggACATGGAATGctgaagaaaaaaattatatcactgGAAAAACATTACATATGCATGTGGAAGAAAAAGATGAGAGGAAGACCAAAGAGAAGATGGATGGATTgtgtgaaagaggatatgcgtgtAAAGGGGGTGGATAATGCATTGATGGATGGCCAAAGCGAGTGGAAAAAGAAGACATTTTGTGCAGACCCCACACATCACAACCAGCATGACCAACCTGCAAGTTGATAAATTATGGGAATTAGTTCtttagaaataatttaataaatatctttatttgTAGCAAGGACACTTTTTGTACTAGCAAGAACactttttgtacaaaatttaaattaaacaatACAGTGGACCCGCGGTAATCcaacaaacgttttgcaggacattgtcgaactatctagtttgtcggattatagagtaccttgtaatccgacaaattacagatgcaatgataagattctatatgttatacatactctgaagtacaaatcatactttactatgtatgtcaataaattcaataataatagacatgtcggattacagggggtgctgGATTAGACGGGcgggattaccgggggtccactctGTATATTGGATGGAACATTAATTGTGTACAACAGTGTAACCACAGACTTAAAGAGATTCAGTGGATTCACTTTAGCATGGTTGACGGTGATGTATAGACAAAGCAATCCTGTGGGGATGGAGAGGATACATCCCAGTAGAGACAGcttcaattatattatttgcttgGCAGTGGATCTGTTGTTGGGgtacatagataggtactacAGCTGACTGCAATTTTAAAGGTCACAGTCTCTGTATGTACCCATTTTGTGTCGGGACTCAGGCTTTcagacaagttttttttttttaaatttatttattttgaccacttaaaactatcattacaggctaaccttatgcgatagctaagttaactcaaattatttatatctaattattattacatactttTACTATGTACAACTAACTGACTTAAATaacctactttatttaaaacttaacaAAAACGTTGTGGCCCTTATGAACACGCCCAGTGAGCAAGATGCAGCACTTGTGCAGCCATGCTGGAATTCCAGCACTGGACTGGAATTCCAGCATGGCTAAAATGAACCTTATGAACAACAGGTTTGGTTAGTTGTTATATTTTAACCGTTGTAATTTGCGATATTGTTCTGTTGTTATTTGTGatcaataaaacttttattacttatattttatttagtgtACTACTATTTGGTGTATACCTCAAAAGGTTCTCCAGTTTAGCCTGTtaccatcttaggctgcatcatacCTACCATCAGGTTAGATTGCAATGTCTAAATAGAAATAAAGCAGTTTTAAGACTGCGTTATCCATAGAAAATCACCAACGACTCCAGCTTCTGGATTCTTGGCAAAAACCCGCCGGAACTGTGGCCGCATatcaagtaggtatagtttttgCCTACTGTGTGATGGCTAAactgtgttattttttttttacaaatacaaataatttatttccaaaaagattaataactaagtacaattAAATTAACATCTACAATTTACATCTTACAATATGTATATATAACAAGAGTTCCACACATGTCTACAGACAAgacttttttgtaaatattaaatagtaaTATTTGCTGTAGGAATAGAATCACTACccagtacccatattataaatacgaaagtgtgtttgtttgttggtttattggtttgtcaaTCACTTTGCAACGGAGAAATAGATCGacctaatttttagggttctgtaactcaaaaggaaaaacagaacccttatcgGATCGTTTTgtctgtgtctgtttgtctgtcgtgtttgtcaagaaacctatagggtaggtacttcccgttgacctagaatcatgaaatttggtaggtaggtaggccttatagcacaagtacaggaaaaaatctgtaaaccgcgaatttgtggtgagatcatttaattttttttttaaatgtgtttcatttttcaaaataagataacagctataccaagtgggggctatcatatgaaaaggctttacctgta
Protein-coding sequences here:
- the LOC123876212 gene encoding uncharacterized protein LOC123876212, whose translation is MSKRNIFPQQNGERKKAKLDLTVSDHNFPLSQNFGTGKDGDQGHTWGDDNDDEILLLASQACEDAYSEHSISVLPNYSICMQPTTTSTQLYEPVPSTSKAAFTFKKPTSTPLNTVTTKLKDKCERISSPLPGMSKVCKSDGMHINDDIILNDDISNQNSDHIYRQLLKLREENENLKSENGKLLEKCVTKEGEASILRTQLKTSQIAVDKVRLEKIQMQERVQMEWSEKLTGANKQMHDLRTQLEIKNLEIISMKEKCKMLESNKVKFTQVTVAGNDISMSQRNNNSYAGHNAVTPQFKKPKTTSSSAQTEEKSHFIQLNIPAREGPSKLTQILPLILPPTTDQYSILEYNDKLRQSSESKKCRIYSTFHRLPQTPRVCKDKEKIKKINLTRVYESLTKMAACGNWMVEDFLEVFTTTKELLRNVQCELETVNQHMTTAFQKEMDEKYIDVTSSLLLVDKLDLLSARPLYKEEQATLARRMTAVLVYILEDSRCKDIIHKLLQEEGSKKETDFVNILSKTCTLLDNTTCAILYSGLLLSITLILKEIISFTSSQKPIIEIVKTIILSRPMPFVITEILHLLSQIVSKKSVNEVCCQGIIGNLKMDSDQGVLLYRKDSCILQVMLKQIEGALKCTERGRKVEHAVYNTRNLILLYSSISCSYTDSQQERCRCDCQLVLMQVMVYGLNVCANMLNTEKYADNVQTDILSVCRSGVQLLYQCILRNVEFAFQLGHNEGHLLELCEILQGYKHSNIFNVMLSEITSTFQLAAEEQSATYHQEAWINSFQNFTVTD